In one window of Streptomyces griseus subsp. griseus DNA:
- a CDS encoding TIGR03936 family radical SAM-associated protein translates to MQRIRLRYTKRGRLRFTSHRDFQRAFERALRRSEVPMAYSAGFTPHPKVSYANAAPTGTGSEAEFLEIALTEARDPGLLRELLNSSLPDGLDITDAVEARTSGLAERLTASVWELRLDGVDPDEARRAVDTFNAAESVEVQRKAKNGIRTFDARSAVADLQALDPPADRPGDKPCAILRLVVRHVTPAVRPDDVLSGLRAVADLAPPVPAAVTRLAQGLFDEESGTVTDPLAPDREAAPTAHPAVAAAVATAPEGAGSA, encoded by the coding sequence GTGCAGCGCATCCGTTTGCGCTACACCAAGCGCGGCCGCCTCCGGTTCACCAGTCACCGTGACTTCCAGCGGGCCTTCGAGCGGGCACTGCGCCGCTCCGAGGTGCCGATGGCGTACTCGGCGGGCTTCACCCCGCACCCCAAGGTCTCCTACGCCAATGCCGCCCCCACCGGCACGGGCAGCGAGGCCGAGTTCCTGGAGATCGCCCTCACCGAGGCACGCGACCCCGGCCTCCTGCGCGAGCTGCTGAACAGCTCACTGCCGGACGGTCTCGACATCACCGACGCGGTGGAGGCCCGCACCTCGGGCCTCGCCGAGCGGCTGACCGCCTCCGTCTGGGAGCTGCGCCTGGACGGCGTCGATCCCGACGAGGCGCGCAGAGCCGTCGACACGTTCAACGCGGCCGAGAGCGTCGAGGTCCAGCGCAAGGCGAAGAACGGCATCCGCACCTTCGACGCCCGCTCCGCCGTCGCCGACCTGCAGGCCCTTGATCCACCGGCTGATAGGCCGGGGGACAAGCCCTGTGCGATACTGCGGCTGGTTGTTCGGCACGTGACACCTGCCGTGCGACCCGACGACGTCCTGTCCGGTCTCCGCGCTGTGGCCGACCTGGCGCCGCCTGTCCCCGCTGCGGTGACGAGGCTGGCGCAGGGGCTCTTCGACGAGGAGTCCGGCACGGTGACCGACCCGCTCGCGCCCGACCGCGAGGCCGCCCCGACCGCACATCCCGCGGTCGCAGCAGCCGTCGCGACGGCGCCGGAAGGTGCAGGTTCCGCGTAA
- a CDS encoding TIGR03960 family B12-binding radical SAM protein yields MSAASVFPQLEALLPHVQKPIQYVGGELNSTVKDWDSCDVRWTLMYPDAYEVGLPNQGVMILYEVLNEREGVLAERTYSVWPDLEELMREHNVPQFTVDSHRPVGAFDVFGLSFSTELGYTNMLTALDLAGIPLEAKDRTVDHPIVLAGGHAAFNPEPIAEFIDCAVIGDGEQAVLEITEIIRAWKAEGRPGGRDEVLFRLSKTGGVYVPRFYDVEYLPDGRIGRVVPNRSGVPWRVSKHTVMDLDEWPYPKQPLVPLAETVHERMSVEIFRGCTRGCRFCQAGMITRPVRERSITGIGEMVDKGLKATGFEEVGLLSLSSADHSEIGDIAKGLADRYTDDKVGLSLPSTRVDAFNVDLANELTRNGRRSGLTFAPEGGSERMRKVINKMVSEEDLIRTVATAYGNGWRQVKLYFMCGLPTETDEDVLQIGDMAVNVIAKGREVSGQNDIRATVSIGGFVPKPHTPFQWAPQLSAEDTDARLKKLRDKIRGDKKYGRSIGFRYHDGKPGIVEGLLSRGDRRVGSVIRAVYESGGRFDGWREHFSYDLWMNCAEKTLPEYGVDVDWYTTRERTYEEVLPWDHLDSGLDKDWLWEDWQDALDETEVEDCRWTPCFDCGVCPQLDLDIQIGPTGKKLLPLSVVNK; encoded by the coding sequence ATGTCTGCCGCATCGGTCTTCCCACAGCTCGAAGCTCTGCTCCCGCATGTGCAGAAGCCCATCCAGTACGTCGGCGGTGAGCTGAACTCCACCGTCAAGGACTGGGACAGCTGCGACGTCCGCTGGACCCTGATGTACCCCGACGCCTACGAGGTCGGGCTGCCCAACCAGGGCGTCATGATCCTCTACGAGGTACTGAACGAGCGCGAGGGCGTCCTCGCCGAGCGCACGTACAGCGTCTGGCCCGACCTCGAAGAGCTGATGCGCGAGCACAACGTGCCCCAGTTCACCGTGGACAGCCACCGCCCCGTCGGCGCCTTCGACGTCTTCGGGCTCAGCTTCTCCACCGAGCTCGGCTACACCAACATGCTCACCGCCCTGGACCTGGCGGGCATCCCGCTGGAGGCCAAGGACCGCACGGTGGACCACCCGATCGTCCTCGCGGGCGGCCACGCGGCGTTCAACCCCGAGCCGATCGCGGAGTTCATCGACTGCGCGGTCATCGGCGACGGCGAGCAGGCCGTCCTGGAGATCACCGAGATCATCCGCGCCTGGAAGGCGGAGGGCCGCCCCGGCGGCCGCGACGAGGTGCTCTTCCGGCTCTCGAAGACCGGCGGCGTCTACGTCCCGCGCTTCTACGACGTCGAATACCTCCCCGACGGCCGCATCGGCCGGGTCGTGCCCAACCGGTCCGGCGTGCCGTGGCGCGTCTCCAAGCACACCGTCATGGACCTCGACGAGTGGCCCTACCCCAAGCAGCCCCTCGTTCCCCTCGCGGAGACCGTGCACGAGCGGATGTCCGTGGAGATCTTCCGCGGCTGCACCCGCGGCTGCCGTTTCTGCCAGGCCGGCATGATCACGCGCCCCGTGCGGGAGCGAAGCATCACCGGCATCGGCGAAATGGTCGACAAGGGCCTCAAGGCGACCGGCTTCGAAGAGGTCGGCCTGCTCTCCCTCTCCTCCGCGGACCACAGCGAGATCGGTGACATCGCCAAGGGCCTCGCCGACCGCTACACCGACGACAAGGTGGGCCTCTCGCTGCCCTCCACCCGCGTCGACGCGTTCAACGTGGACCTGGCCAACGAGCTGACCCGCAACGGCCGCCGCTCCGGCCTGACCTTCGCCCCCGAGGGCGGCTCCGAGCGGATGCGCAAGGTCATCAACAAGATGGTCTCGGAGGAGGACCTGATCCGGACCGTCGCCACCGCCTACGGCAACGGCTGGCGTCAGGTGAAGCTGTACTTCATGTGCGGCCTGCCCACCGAGACCGACGAGGACGTCCTCCAGATCGGTGACATGGCGGTCAACGTCATCGCCAAGGGCCGCGAGGTCTCCGGCCAGAACGACATCCGTGCCACGGTCTCCATCGGCGGCTTCGTGCCCAAGCCGCACACGCCCTTCCAGTGGGCCCCGCAGCTGTCCGCCGAGGACACCGACGCCCGGCTGAAGAAGCTCCGGGACAAGATCCGCGGCGACAAGAAGTACGGCCGCTCCATCGGCTTCCGGTACCACGACGGCAAGCCCGGCATCGTCGAGGGCCTGCTCTCGCGCGGCGACCGGCGCGTCGGCTCCGTCATCCGCGCGGTCTACGAGTCCGGCGGCCGCTTCGACGGCTGGCGCGAACACTTCAGCTACGACCTCTGGATGAACTGCGCCGAGAAGACGCTGCCCGAGTACGGCGTCGACGTCGACTGGTACACCACCCGCGAGCGCACCTACGAGGAAGTCCTGCCCTGGGACCACCTCGACTCCGGCCTGGACAAGGACTGGCTCTGGGAGGACTGGCAGGACGCCCTCGACGAGACCGAGGTCGAGGACTGCCGCTGGACCCCCTGCTTCGACTGCGGGGTCTGCCCGCAGCTGGACCTGGACATCCAGATCGGCCCGACGGGCAAGAAGCTGCTTCCGCTGAGCGTGGTGAACAAGTAG
- a CDS encoding CYTH and CHAD domain-containing protein — translation MADTKREIERKYEATDATRLPDLSRVAGVARVVQRGVTELDAVYYDTADLRLAAHSLTLRRRTGGADEGWHLKFPVATGIRDELQEPLADTLPRSFAGLLRSRLRHTEPAPVVRLLSSRDVQHLTDTDGTLLAEVSVDTVRAERLAGEGTGATATWTEIEVELADGGDPAFLDAVEKRLRKAGVRPSDSPSKLARALSETTPVREGERRTEEDPQTAGDHVLAYVRKQIRTIVDLDPAVRRDLPDSVHKMRVATRRLRSAFKTYRKILDREVTDPVGAELKWLAGELGVDRDQEVLDKRLGDRTEALPATLVLGPVRGRLQVWSAARRSGSRRRIIDVLDGKRYLDLLDTLDALSDDPPLRPAASRAPGKALPRAVLKDYGKLARRMEHALEHPPGPERDEAMHEARKAAKRARYAGEAARPALGRPAKRFARRVKAVQSLLGDHQDSVVARDALRTLAVQAHAAGETTFTWGLLYGREEATAEARERELPEVWARASDPVLRADLKH, via the coding sequence ATGGCGGACACCAAGCGCGAGATCGAGCGGAAGTACGAAGCCACCGACGCCACCCGGCTGCCCGACCTGAGCCGGGTGGCCGGGGTCGCCCGGGTCGTCCAGCGCGGCGTCACGGAGCTGGACGCCGTCTACTACGACACCGCCGACCTCCGCCTCGCCGCCCACTCCCTCACCCTGCGCCGCAGGACCGGCGGGGCCGATGAAGGCTGGCACCTCAAGTTCCCCGTCGCCACCGGCATCCGCGACGAGCTCCAGGAACCGCTGGCCGACACCCTGCCGCGCTCCTTCGCGGGCCTGCTCCGCTCCCGCCTCCGCCACACCGAACCGGCCCCGGTCGTCCGCCTGCTCTCCTCCCGTGACGTCCAGCACCTCACGGACACCGACGGCACCCTCCTCGCCGAGGTCAGCGTCGACACCGTCCGCGCCGAACGGCTGGCGGGGGAGGGGACCGGCGCCACCGCCACCTGGACCGAGATCGAGGTGGAGCTGGCCGACGGCGGCGACCCCGCCTTCCTGGACGCGGTCGAGAAGCGGCTCCGCAAGGCCGGGGTGCGCCCCTCGGACTCGCCGTCGAAGCTGGCCAGGGCGCTGTCGGAGACCACGCCCGTACGGGAGGGGGAAAGGCGGACGGAGGAAGACCCGCAGACCGCGGGCGACCATGTCCTCGCCTACGTACGCAAGCAGATCCGCACCATCGTCGACCTCGACCCCGCCGTCCGGCGCGACCTGCCCGACTCCGTGCACAAGATGCGCGTGGCCACCCGGCGGTTGCGCAGCGCCTTCAAGACGTACCGCAAGATCCTGGACCGCGAGGTCACCGACCCCGTCGGCGCCGAGCTCAAGTGGCTCGCCGGTGAACTGGGCGTCGACCGTGACCAGGAGGTCCTCGACAAGCGGCTGGGCGACCGCACCGAGGCCCTTCCCGCCACCCTCGTCCTCGGCCCGGTCCGCGGCCGGTTGCAGGTCTGGTCGGCCGCCCGCCGCTCCGGATCGCGGCGCAGGATCATCGACGTACTGGACGGGAAGCGGTATCTGGACCTCCTGGACACCCTCGACGCGCTCAGCGACGACCCGCCCCTGCGTCCCGCGGCCTCCCGCGCCCCCGGGAAGGCCCTGCCGCGCGCGGTGCTCAAGGACTACGGGAAGCTCGCGCGCCGCATGGAGCACGCCCTGGAGCACCCGCCGGGCCCCGAGCGGGACGAGGCGATGCACGAGGCCCGCAAGGCCGCCAAGCGCGCCCGGTACGCGGGCGAGGCGGCGCGGCCCGCCCTCGGCAGGCCCGCCAAGCGGTTCGCCAGGCGGGTGAAGGCCGTGCAGTCCCTCCTCGGCGACCACCAGGACAGCGTGGTGGCCCGCGACGCCCTGCGCACCCTCGCGGTACAGGCCCACGCGGCCGGTGAGACCACGTTCACCTGGGGACTCCTGTACGGGCGCGAGGAGGCCACCGCCGAGGCACGGGAGCGCGAGCTGCCCGAGGTGTGGGCCCGCGCCTCCGACCCCGTACTCCGGGCGGATCTGAAGCACTGA
- the rodA gene encoding rod shape-determining protein RodA, which translates to MAGGFSVGRYGPERGSWAKLTARDSLARRLDWPLLGAAIALSFLGSLLVWSATRNRDHLTQGDPYFFLFRHALNTGIGLALMIGTIWLGHRTLRGAVPILYGISVLLVAAVLTPLGTTVNGAHAWIKLPAGFSIQPSEFTKITIILGMAMLLAARVDAGDQAHPDHRTVAKALGIAAVPMAVVMLMPDLGSVMVMAVIVLGVLLASGASNRWVFGLIGTGAAGAVSVWQLGLLDDYQIARFAAFANPALDPAGVGYNTNQARIAIGSGGLSGTGLFQGTQTTGQFVPEQQTDFVFTVAGEELGFLGAGLIIVLLGAVLWRACRIARETTELYGTIVAAGIIAWFAFQAFENIGMTLGIMPVAGLPLPFVSYGGSSMFAVWVAIGLLQSIRVQRPMSA; encoded by the coding sequence ATGGCTGGTGGCTTCTCCGTGGGCCGTTACGGCCCCGAGCGCGGTTCCTGGGCCAAGCTGACCGCCCGCGACTCCCTGGCCCGGCGGCTGGACTGGCCGCTGCTGGGGGCCGCGATCGCGCTCTCCTTCCTCGGCTCGCTGCTCGTCTGGTCCGCGACCCGCAACCGCGACCACCTCACCCAGGGCGACCCGTACTTCTTCCTCTTCCGGCACGCCCTCAACACCGGCATCGGCCTCGCCCTGATGATCGGCACGATCTGGCTCGGCCACCGCACCCTGCGCGGGGCCGTCCCGATCCTCTACGGCATCTCGGTGCTGCTCGTCGCCGCCGTCCTCACCCCGCTCGGCACCACCGTCAACGGCGCCCACGCGTGGATCAAGCTCCCGGCCGGCTTCTCGATCCAGCCCTCCGAATTCACCAAGATCACCATCATCCTCGGGATGGCGATGCTGCTCGCCGCCCGCGTCGACGCGGGCGACCAGGCGCACCCCGACCACCGGACCGTGGCCAAGGCGCTGGGCATCGCGGCCGTCCCGATGGCCGTCGTCATGCTGATGCCGGACCTCGGCTCGGTGATGGTGATGGCCGTCATCGTCCTCGGCGTCCTGCTGGCCTCTGGCGCCTCCAACCGCTGGGTCTTCGGCCTGATCGGCACGGGGGCGGCGGGAGCCGTCTCGGTCTGGCAGCTCGGGCTGCTGGACGACTACCAGATCGCCCGCTTCGCCGCCTTCGCCAACCCGGCACTCGACCCGGCCGGCGTCGGCTACAACACCAACCAGGCCCGCATCGCGATCGGTTCCGGCGGCCTCTCCGGCACCGGGCTCTTCCAGGGCACCCAGACCACCGGCCAGTTCGTCCCCGAGCAGCAGACCGACTTCGTCTTCACCGTCGCCGGTGAGGAGCTGGGCTTCCTCGGCGCCGGGCTGATCATCGTCCTGCTCGGTGCCGTGCTGTGGCGCGCCTGCCGGATCGCCCGCGAGACGACCGAGCTGTACGGCACGATCGTCGCCGCCGGCATCATCGCCTGGTTCGCCTTCCAGGCCTTCGAGAACATCGGCATGACGCTCGGCATCATGCCGGTGGCCGGTCTGCCGCTGCCCTTCGTCTCCTACGGAGGGTCCTCGATGTTCGCCGTCTGGGTCGCGATCGGGCTGTTGCAGTCGATCAGGGTGCAGCGGCCGATGTCTGCCTGA
- the mrdA gene encoding penicillin-binding protein 2: protein MSNIPETGRTQRVQIRLIVIQVLVFSLLLTLGGRLWYLQIRNGDEYSDKAAGNGVQQVVQPAVRGSILDARGVPLADNETRLVVSASRTELLKMKDDGVGVLTRLADVLDMKPQDVRDKVRLCDAKTPQPCWNGSPYQPIPVTDEATTQQALQIRERAEDFPGITAEPTAVRRYAAPGKAKTAQVLGYLSPVTDEEIQKAKDGPSPYLRSDQVGRSGLERTYDKELRGKAGVTRYEVDNLGRVMGEAENDPAVPGSNLVTSLDARVQAVAEYELAAAMKQVRGETDKITGRPYEADSGAVVVMESKTGRIVAMASQPDYDPNDWVGGISGKQYAKLTSKKSNYPLLNRGIQGQAPAGSIFKVVSASAAVRGGHAFNDRYECSSSYSLGNQTFANFESQGHGPITLGDALKYSCNTVFYRLGHDEWVKDGGIRPKKDAKNWFYRTARDFGLGAETGIDLPNEVKGRIPDRQWKQDFWKANKDAWCKEGKKGGTYVQQIAYESCLEGNQLKAYDSINYAIGQGDVLVTPIQMATAYAAISNGGTLHAPTVGKAVISPDGKSVQEIKPKATGKLPVNAQTIKDLDKGLRSVVEPGGTAAWRFGGWPQDKIPMRAKTGTAQVYGKQTTSWFATYTDDFTIIMTISQGGTGSGASGPAVRKIYDALYGLDAEGNQDVKKALLPKPQKALPKVQPDGSIHAPKIKPYNPVPTQPEGQEADPENLVPQPPGQPGLTGSPAMTGRRP, encoded by the coding sequence GTGAGCAACATCCCCGAGACCGGACGGACCCAGCGGGTCCAGATCCGCCTCATCGTCATCCAGGTCCTCGTCTTCTCCCTGCTGCTCACCCTCGGCGGCCGCCTCTGGTACCTCCAGATCCGCAACGGCGACGAGTACAGCGACAAGGCCGCCGGCAACGGCGTACAGCAGGTCGTCCAGCCCGCCGTGCGCGGGTCGATCCTCGACGCGCGCGGCGTACCGCTGGCCGACAACGAGACCCGGCTCGTCGTCTCCGCGAGCCGCACCGAGCTGCTGAAGATGAAGGACGACGGCGTCGGCGTCCTCACCCGGCTCGCCGACGTCCTGGACATGAAGCCCCAGGACGTGCGGGACAAGGTCCGCCTCTGCGACGCCAAGACCCCCCAGCCCTGCTGGAACGGCTCGCCCTACCAGCCGATCCCGGTCACCGACGAGGCCACCACCCAGCAGGCCCTCCAGATCCGCGAGCGCGCCGAGGACTTCCCCGGCATCACCGCCGAACCCACCGCCGTACGCCGCTACGCTGCACCCGGCAAGGCGAAGACCGCACAGGTCCTCGGCTACCTCTCGCCCGTCACCGACGAGGAGATCCAGAAGGCGAAGGACGGCCCGTCGCCGTATCTGCGCTCGGACCAGGTCGGCCGCTCGGGCCTTGAGCGGACGTACGACAAGGAGCTGCGCGGCAAGGCGGGCGTCACCCGCTACGAGGTCGACAACCTCGGCCGTGTCATGGGCGAGGCGGAGAACGACCCGGCGGTGCCCGGCTCCAACCTCGTCACCAGCCTCGACGCCCGGGTCCAGGCGGTCGCCGAGTACGAGCTCGCCGCCGCGATGAAGCAGGTCCGGGGCGAGACCGACAAGATCACGGGCCGGCCGTACGAGGCCGACTCCGGCGCCGTCGTCGTCATGGAGTCCAAGACCGGCCGCATCGTCGCGATGGCCTCCCAGCCCGACTACGACCCCAACGACTGGGTCGGCGGCATCTCCGGCAAGCAGTACGCCAAGCTGACCAGCAAGAAGTCCAACTACCCGCTGCTCAACCGGGGCATCCAGGGCCAGGCGCCCGCCGGCTCCATCTTCAAGGTGGTCTCCGCGAGCGCCGCCGTCCGAGGCGGCCACGCCTTCAACGACCGGTACGAATGCAGCAGCTCCTACAGCCTCGGCAACCAGACCTTCGCCAACTTCGAGTCGCAGGGACACGGCCCCATCACCCTCGGGGACGCGCTCAAGTATTCGTGCAACACCGTCTTCTACCGCCTGGGCCACGACGAGTGGGTCAAGGACGGCGGCATAAGGCCGAAGAAGGACGCCAAGAACTGGTTCTACCGCACCGCCCGCGACTTCGGCCTCGGCGCCGAGACCGGCATCGACCTGCCCAACGAGGTCAAGGGCCGCATCCCGGACCGCCAGTGGAAGCAGGACTTCTGGAAGGCGAACAAGGACGCCTGGTGCAAGGAGGGCAAGAAGGGCGGTACGTACGTGCAGCAGATCGCGTACGAGAGCTGCCTGGAGGGCAACCAGCTCAAGGCCTACGACAGCATCAACTACGCCATCGGCCAGGGTGACGTCCTCGTCACCCCCATCCAGATGGCCACCGCCTACGCCGCCATCAGCAACGGCGGCACCCTGCACGCGCCCACTGTCGGCAAGGCCGTGATCAGCCCGGACGGCAAGTCGGTCCAGGAGATCAAGCCCAAGGCCACCGGCAAGCTGCCCGTCAACGCCCAGACCATCAAGGACCTCGACAAGGGGCTGCGTTCGGTCGTGGAGCCCGGTGGCACCGCCGCCTGGCGGTTCGGCGGCTGGCCGCAGGACAAGATCCCGATGCGGGCCAAGACCGGCACCGCGCAGGTCTACGGCAAGCAGACCACCTCGTGGTTCGCCACCTACACCGACGACTTCACCATCATCATGACGATCTCCCAGGGCGGCACCGGCTCCGGCGCCTCCGGGCCCGCCGTCCGCAAGATCTACGACGCGCTCTACGGCCTCGACGCCGAGGGCAACCAGGATGTGAAGAAGGCCCTGCTGCCCAAGCCCCAGAAGGCGCTGCCGAAGGTCCAGCCCGACGGATCGATCCACGCCCCGAAGATCAAGCCGTACAACCCCGTCCCGACCCAGCCCGAAGGCCAGGAGGCGGACCCGGAGAACCTGGTGCCGCAGCCGCCGGGCCAGCCGGGACTCACCGGATCACCCGCGATGACCGGGAGGCGGCCCTGA
- the mreD gene encoding rod shape-determining protein MreD: MRLNRTLLSTALVVVALVIQVSVLARLQLPGAVPDLLLLTVLGLAFVYGPVSGSLIGFGAGLLADLAPPADHAAGRYALVLCVIGYLAGLARPENGQLKSAFAPMAVVVAAALGSTLMYAGVGALVGDTAARHVGLGSLLLTALVYDLLLAPFTVPLIMALARRTENDPLSEASGGPNDVAAGWLASGTGLRIGNQRGGLRMKAARSRAARAGRIKGVKRL, translated from the coding sequence ATGCGCCTCAACCGGACTCTGCTCTCCACCGCCCTGGTCGTCGTCGCCCTCGTCATCCAGGTGTCCGTCCTCGCCCGCCTCCAGCTGCCCGGCGCCGTCCCCGACCTGCTGCTCCTCACCGTGCTCGGACTCGCCTTCGTGTACGGGCCGGTCAGCGGCTCCCTCATCGGCTTCGGCGCGGGCCTCCTCGCGGACCTCGCACCCCCCGCCGACCACGCCGCCGGGCGCTACGCCCTGGTGCTCTGCGTCATCGGCTACCTCGCGGGCCTCGCCCGGCCGGAGAACGGGCAGCTCAAGTCCGCCTTCGCCCCGATGGCCGTGGTGGTCGCCGCCGCGCTGGGATCGACCCTGATGTACGCGGGCGTCGGCGCCCTCGTCGGCGACACGGCCGCCCGCCATGTGGGCCTGGGCAGCCTGCTGCTCACCGCCCTGGTCTACGACCTGCTGCTGGCCCCCTTCACGGTGCCGCTCATCATGGCGCTGGCCAGACGCACCGAGAACGACCCGCTCTCCGAGGCGTCCGGCGGCCCCAACGACGTCGCCGCGGGCTGGCTCGCCTCGGGCACCGGGCTGCGCATCGGCAACCAGCGCGGCGGCCTGCGGATGAAGGCCGCCCGCAGCCGCGCCGCCCGCGCGGGCCGCATCAAGGGGGTCAAGCGACTGTGA
- the mreC gene encoding rod shape-determining protein MreC, translating to MRDTRESRLLLVLLIAIAFALITVDIRGGEGSPVDGARHAAATVFGPVENGVASAVDPVGNAIGAVRDSGRRHDRISALEQENAALKAKLGSDDRTNSRVRQLDAMLKNAGAGQYGIKGAEVIAIGAAQGFSWTITIDAGANDGIRRDMTVLNGEGLVGRVTTVGPSTSTVLLASDPDFTVGTRMEKTDELGFATGQGSRPLSVQFLNGKAQVKAGDRLVTFGSSKDKPFVPGVPVGEVVRVDPSGGALTRTVYVKPYVGFTKLDIVGVVVQAPRSDPRDAVLPKQPVKTKPKPTPTVTVTVQPNGDLVDGSGKVVGNINEKPGDGEAAGDQQGDGQPDNAANNQE from the coding sequence GTGAGGGACACACGAGAGAGCCGGCTGCTCCTGGTGCTGCTGATCGCCATCGCATTCGCCCTGATCACGGTGGATATCCGAGGCGGCGAAGGCTCACCGGTCGACGGCGCACGGCATGCCGCGGCCACGGTCTTCGGACCCGTGGAGAACGGCGTCGCGTCGGCGGTCGACCCGGTGGGCAACGCCATAGGGGCGGTACGGGACTCCGGCAGAAGGCACGACCGGATCTCCGCCCTGGAGCAGGAGAACGCCGCGCTGAAGGCCAAGCTCGGCAGCGACGACCGCACCAACAGCCGCGTCCGCCAACTGGACGCCATGCTGAAGAACGCGGGCGCCGGACAGTACGGCATCAAGGGCGCCGAGGTCATCGCCATAGGAGCGGCCCAGGGCTTCTCCTGGACGATCACCATCGACGCCGGGGCGAACGACGGCATCCGCCGCGACATGACCGTCCTCAACGGTGAAGGGCTGGTCGGGCGGGTCACCACCGTCGGCCCCTCCACCTCGACGGTCCTGCTCGCCAGCGACCCGGACTTCACCGTCGGCACCCGGATGGAGAAGACCGACGAGCTCGGCTTCGCCACCGGCCAGGGCTCGCGCCCGCTCTCGGTCCAGTTCCTCAACGGCAAGGCCCAGGTGAAGGCGGGCGACCGGCTCGTCACCTTCGGCTCCAGCAAGGACAAGCCCTTCGTGCCCGGCGTCCCCGTCGGCGAGGTCGTCCGCGTCGACCCCTCGGGCGGCGCGCTCACCCGGACCGTCTATGTGAAGCCGTACGTCGGGTTCACCAAACTCGACATCGTCGGCGTCGTCGTCCAGGCCCCGCGCTCCGACCCCCGCGACGCCGTCCTGCCCAAGCAGCCCGTCAAGACGAAGCCCAAGCCGACCCCCACGGTCACCGTCACCGTCCAGCCCAACGGCGACCTCGTCGACGGCTCGGGCAAGGTCGTCGGCAACATCAACGAGAAGCCGGGCGATGGTGAAGCGGCCGGCGACCAGCAGGGCGACGGCCAACCCGACAACGCGGCAAACAACCAGGAGTAG
- a CDS encoding rod shape-determining protein, which yields MSFIGRDMAIDLGTANTLVYVRGRGIVLNEPSVVAINTNTGGILAVGAEAKKMIGRTPGNIVAVRPLKDGVIADFEITERMLRYFILKIHKRRYLARPRVVVCVPSGITGVERRAVIEASTQAGARQVHIIEEPMAAAIGSGLPVHEATGNMVVDIGGGTTEVAVISLGGIVTAQSIRTAGDELDNAIIQHIKKEYSLLLGERTAEQIKITIGSAYDMDKDEHTEIRGRDLVSGLPKTVVISAAEVRKAIEEPVNAIVDAVKTTLDKCPPELSGDIMDRGIVLTGGGALLRGLDERLRRETGMPIHIAEDPLDSVALGSGKCVEEFEALQQVLDAQPRR from the coding sequence ATGTCGTTCATCGGCCGTGACATGGCTATCGACCTCGGGACTGCCAACACGCTGGTGTACGTCAGGGGGCGCGGCATCGTCCTGAACGAGCCGTCCGTCGTGGCCATCAACACCAACACCGGCGGAATTCTGGCGGTCGGAGCCGAGGCCAAGAAGATGATCGGGCGCACGCCCGGCAACATCGTTGCCGTGCGGCCCCTGAAGGACGGCGTGATCGCCGACTTCGAGATCACGGAGCGGATGCTCCGCTACTTCATCCTCAAGATCCACAAGCGCCGCTACCTGGCCCGCCCCCGGGTCGTCGTCTGCGTGCCCTCCGGCATCACCGGAGTGGAGCGCCGCGCCGTCATCGAGGCATCGACGCAGGCCGGCGCCCGCCAGGTGCACATCATCGAGGAGCCCATGGCCGCGGCCATCGGCTCCGGCCTGCCGGTCCACGAGGCCACCGGCAACATGGTCGTCGACATCGGTGGCGGCACCACCGAGGTCGCGGTGATCTCGCTCGGCGGGATCGTCACCGCCCAGTCGATCCGGACCGCCGGTGACGAGCTGGACAACGCGATCATCCAGCACATCAAGAAGGAGTACTCGCTCCTCCTCGGTGAGCGGACCGCCGAACAGATCAAGATCACGATCGGTTCCGCGTACGACATGGACAAGGACGAGCACACCGAGATCCGCGGCCGCGACCTGGTCTCCGGGCTGCCCAAGACCGTCGTCATCTCGGCCGCCGAGGTCCGCAAGGCGATCGAGGAGCCGGTCAACGCGATCGTCGACGCCGTGAAGACGACCCTCGACAAGTGCCCGCCCGAGCTCTCCGGCGACATCATGGACCGCGGCATCGTCCTCACGGGCGGCGGCGCACTGCTCCGCGGCCTGGACGAGCGGCTCCGCCGCGAGACGGGCATGCCGATCCACATCGCCGAGGACCCGCTGGACTCCGTGGCGCTCGGCTCCGGCAAGTGCGTCGAGGAGTTCGAGGCGCTCCAGCAGGTGCTGGACGCCCAGCCCCGCCGGTAG
- the ndk gene encoding nucleoside-diphosphate kinase, with protein MTQRTLVLLKPDAVRRGLIGEIVGRIERKAEWRITALELRTLDHDTLEQHYGEHKGRPFYEPLMEFMASGPVVALVAEGERVIEGIRTLAGPTDPIAAAPGSIRGDFGTITRENLIHASDSQESAERELKLFFPGLS; from the coding sequence ATGACCCAGCGCACCCTCGTCCTGCTCAAGCCCGACGCGGTCCGCCGCGGCCTGATCGGCGAGATCGTCGGCCGGATCGAGCGCAAGGCGGAGTGGCGGATCACCGCGCTGGAGCTGCGGACCCTGGACCACGACACGCTGGAGCAGCACTACGGGGAGCACAAGGGCCGCCCGTTCTACGAGCCGCTCATGGAGTTCATGGCCTCCGGCCCCGTCGTCGCCCTGGTGGCCGAAGGTGAGCGGGTGATCGAGGGCATCCGTACCCTGGCCGGCCCCACCGACCCGATCGCCGCCGCGCCCGGGTCGATCCGCGGTGACTTCGGCACGATCACCCGGGAGAACCTCATCCACGCCTCGGACTCGCAGGAGTCCGCAGAGCGAGAACTGAAGCTTTTCTTTCCCGGACTTTCCTGA